In the Thermus thermamylovorans genome, one interval contains:
- the sufD gene encoding Fe-S cluster assembly protein SufD → MQVLDKAQVEALSQALGEPAWLLARRLKALEAFARLPYPSKKDEAWRYTDLSEAPLDQEVEAPKGLRLTRDALPEGVRRRLEKTDVSGFLVFLGPDLVYAEVPEELSAKGLVFTSLAEALKTHPGKVEATLFRGVYVEDKFAAENSALFTHGAFLYVPAGLEVEKPLGVFKVLLEGGRASAGRSLLFLEDNAKAAYIEEYLSLDLPPTLHLSATEMVLRPGARLRHAHVQTFGEGVWHFHRQRALLERDAGLNDLVVNLGGRYARSEVASELLGPGAESEMLGLYFGHGGQHFDHYTLQHHVEHHTRSDLLYKGAVKDEARAVFSGLIRLERGAQRTDAYQANRNLLLSPTARVDSIPQLEIGANDVRCTHGSTTAPVDEMQLFYLQSRGLSRHLAQELLVKAHLADVLTRIPLKALRAHIEAVIEEKVRI, encoded by the coding sequence ATGCAAGTACTGGACAAGGCGCAGGTGGAGGCCCTCTCCCAGGCCCTAGGCGAGCCCGCTTGGCTTTTGGCGCGGCGGCTTAAGGCCCTCGAGGCCTTCGCCCGCCTCCCCTACCCCAGCAAGAAGGACGAGGCCTGGCGCTACACGGATCTCTCCGAGGCCCCCCTGGACCAGGAGGTGGAGGCCCCCAAGGGGCTCAGGCTCACCCGGGACGCGCTTCCCGAGGGGGTGCGGCGCCGCCTGGAGAAGACCGATGTTTCCGGCTTTCTGGTCTTTTTGGGGCCGGATTTGGTCTACGCCGAGGTGCCGGAGGAGCTTTCCGCCAAGGGCCTGGTCTTCACCAGCCTGGCCGAAGCTTTGAAGACCCACCCCGGTAAGGTGGAGGCCACCCTCTTCCGGGGGGTCTACGTGGAGGACAAGTTCGCCGCGGAAAACTCCGCCCTCTTCACCCACGGGGCCTTCCTCTACGTGCCCGCGGGGCTGGAGGTGGAAAAGCCCCTGGGGGTCTTCAAGGTCCTGCTGGAGGGCGGCCGGGCCTCCGCCGGGCGGAGCCTCCTCTTCCTGGAGGACAACGCCAAGGCCGCCTACATCGAGGAGTACCTCTCCTTGGACCTCCCCCCCACCCTCCACCTCTCCGCCACGGAGATGGTCCTCCGCCCGGGGGCCCGGCTCCGCCACGCCCACGTGCAGACCTTCGGCGAGGGGGTGTGGCACTTCCACCGGCAGCGGGCCCTTCTGGAGCGGGACGCGGGCCTCAACGACCTGGTGGTGAACCTGGGCGGGCGCTACGCCCGGAGCGAGGTGGCCTCGGAGCTCCTGGGCCCGGGGGCGGAAAGCGAGATGCTGGGCCTCTACTTCGGCCACGGAGGGCAGCACTTCGACCATTACACCCTGCAGCACCACGTGGAGCACCACACCCGTTCGGACCTCCTCTACAAGGGGGCGGTGAAGGACGAGGCCCGGGCGGTCTTCTCCGGCCTCATCCGGCTGGAGCGGGGGGCCCAGCGGACGGACGCCTACCAGGCCAACCGCAACCTCCTCCTCTCCCCCACCGCCCGGGTGGACTCCATCCCCCAGCTGGAGATTGGGGCCAACGACGTGCGCTGCACCCACGGGAGCACCACCGCCCCCGTGGACGAGATGCAGCTTTTCTACCTGCAGTCCCGGGGCCTCTCCCGCCACCTGGCCCAGGAGCTTCTGGTGAAGGCCCACCTGGCGGACGTCCTCACCCGCATCCCCCTGAAGGCCCTCCGGGCCCACATCGAGGCGGTGATCGAGGAGAAGGTGCGCATCTAG
- a CDS encoding tetratricopeptide repeat protein, whose protein sequence is MPEAPTPWLRYLEDLRPHLRGRDHRGRRGSLRWLETLMGERGGRAGTVRNILYKDLGSPEEKERLYGVFADLYREAGLEPPPPPAELFLESARKALGRDKRRIFRRFLKELEAGERPQMAVVGGPATGKGVLLSAIGRALAALPGREPFLLNLGGELAQALVPLAEGLGVAEEVRGLLAQLSPTQPYILQGALQQEVLALLAQALNRAGRPLLLRAEAEGTLEGLPLRGPDGAKRGLATWLEPFLKTLTVPYLAALSEPPPTLPHQPLSPPSREEARRFVRERLPHLPPERLEALVNQAGRNFGELSRLVLLEAAKHDPQTPLQDDPALRPLLLALAAFSPEADPAFPLELLEKALGRPLERLSQAERALLDWVGEGLVRPALRSLLPEETPRALHRLALEFFPKENLFRKLYHARKAWETGVLLELVQEDPTRLALLPGLWEEARAWPREDQEALAAAVVRYRAVLGQYAHPEAEEALKVLSQAQDPALRTWARIKGAEAKADAALYREAEELLPPKADLRHLDETAQAEGLLVMAAVERWKGDYERAARFVEEAESLPVAPFLRDRVQLWRGLVAKDLGRYAEALAALAQVGHDPLLLGRARYQMGDLLMRLGRLEARAHMEEGLKALEEGGAPRDEVARVRARYATLLRRLGLYEEAGRAIRRALEEALDPFTQARVASEAGILEVARGRPFEALALLERAEAYFRRTEERPKEARYRHLRTLFRLGAAYLLLEAGQPYRPPLLGGQEAPTARGLLARLLEELPGENTDRYTALRLDAAGLLALLLPPEEGKALLRPLLELENPYLRAQARLGYAEVLVRGGSYGEALGQVVALPPLEDPGLLAQARAVEVLALLGLGEKEAAWAKLEEARRGPLPPPFRFQLGRALGRFCPELHLRLPPSPLALPEALGFHLANPD, encoded by the coding sequence ATGCCGGAGGCACCTACACCCTGGCTGCGCTACCTGGAAGACCTCCGTCCCCATCTCCGGGGCCGGGACCACCGGGGGAGGCGGGGCTCCTTGCGCTGGCTGGAGACCCTCATGGGGGAGCGGGGGGGGCGGGCGGGCACCGTGCGCAACATCCTCTACAAGGACCTGGGAAGCCCCGAGGAGAAGGAGCGCCTTTACGGGGTCTTCGCCGACCTCTACCGGGAGGCGGGGCTAGAGCCCCCGCCCCCCCCTGCGGAACTCTTCCTGGAGAGCGCCCGCAAGGCCCTGGGCCGGGACAAGCGGCGCATCTTCCGGCGCTTTTTGAAGGAGCTCGAGGCCGGGGAAAGGCCCCAGATGGCGGTGGTGGGCGGTCCGGCCACGGGGAAAGGGGTGCTCCTCTCCGCCATAGGGCGGGCCCTGGCCGCCCTGCCGGGGCGGGAGCCCTTCCTCCTCAACCTGGGGGGAGAGCTGGCCCAGGCCCTGGTCCCCCTGGCGGAAGGCTTGGGGGTGGCGGAGGAGGTGCGGGGCCTTTTGGCCCAGCTCTCCCCCACCCAGCCCTACATCCTCCAGGGGGCCCTGCAGCAGGAGGTCCTGGCCCTCCTGGCCCAAGCCCTGAACCGGGCGGGCCGCCCCCTCCTCCTCCGGGCCGAGGCGGAGGGAACCCTGGAGGGCCTCCCCTTGCGGGGCCCGGACGGGGCCAAGCGGGGGCTTGCCACCTGGCTGGAGCCCTTCCTCAAGACCCTCACCGTCCCCTACCTGGCCGCCCTGAGCGAGCCGCCCCCCACCCTCCCCCACCAGCCCCTCTCCCCCCCGAGCCGGGAGGAGGCCAGGCGCTTCGTACGGGAGCGCCTCCCCCACCTGCCCCCGGAGAGGCTGGAGGCCCTTGTGAACCAGGCGGGGCGGAACTTCGGGGAGCTCTCCCGCCTGGTCCTCCTGGAGGCCGCCAAGCACGACCCCCAGACCCCCCTGCAGGACGACCCCGCCCTGAGGCCCCTCCTCCTGGCCCTGGCCGCCTTCAGCCCCGAGGCCGACCCCGCCTTCCCCCTGGAGCTCCTGGAAAAGGCCCTGGGAAGGCCCCTGGAACGGCTCTCCCAGGCGGAACGGGCCCTTCTGGACTGGGTGGGGGAGGGGCTGGTGCGCCCCGCCCTCAGGAGCCTCCTTCCCGAGGAAACCCCCAGGGCGCTCCACCGCTTGGCCCTGGAGTTTTTCCCCAAGGAGAACCTGTTCCGCAAGCTCTACCACGCCCGGAAAGCTTGGGAAACCGGAGTCCTCCTGGAGCTTGTCCAGGAAGATCCCACCCGCCTCGCCCTCCTCCCCGGCCTCTGGGAGGAGGCCAGGGCCTGGCCCCGGGAGGACCAGGAGGCCCTGGCGGCGGCGGTGGTGCGTTACCGGGCGGTCCTGGGCCAGTACGCCCACCCTGAGGCGGAGGAGGCCCTAAAAGTCCTCTCCCAGGCGCAAGACCCCGCCCTGCGCACCTGGGCCCGCATCAAGGGGGCGGAGGCCAAGGCGGACGCCGCCCTTTACCGGGAGGCGGAGGAACTCCTCCCCCCCAAGGCGGACCTCCGGCACCTGGACGAGACCGCCCAGGCGGAAGGCCTCCTGGTGATGGCCGCGGTGGAGCGCTGGAAGGGGGACTACGAGCGGGCAGCCCGCTTCGTGGAGGAGGCGGAAAGCCTGCCTGTGGCCCCCTTCCTCCGGGACCGGGTACAGCTTTGGCGGGGGCTGGTGGCCAAGGACCTGGGGCGCTACGCGGAAGCCCTCGCCGCCCTGGCCCAGGTGGGCCACGACCCCCTCCTCCTGGGGCGGGCCCGCTACCAGATGGGGGACCTCCTGATGCGCCTGGGGCGCCTCGAGGCCCGGGCGCACATGGAGGAGGGCCTCAAGGCTCTGGAGGAAGGGGGGGCCCCCAGGGACGAGGTGGCCCGGGTGCGGGCCCGCTATGCCACCCTCCTCAGGCGCCTGGGGCTTTACGAGGAGGCGGGCAGGGCCATCCGCAGGGCCCTCGAGGAGGCCCTGGACCCCTTCACCCAGGCCCGGGTGGCGAGCGAGGCGGGCATCCTGGAGGTGGCCCGGGGCCGCCCCTTCGAGGCCCTGGCGCTTTTGGAACGGGCCGAGGCCTACTTCCGCCGCACGGAGGAAAGGCCCAAGGAGGCCCGCTACCGCCACCTGCGCACCCTCTTCCGCCTGGGGGCTGCCTACCTTCTCCTGGAGGCGGGCCAGCCCTACCGCCCGCCCCTCCTGGGGGGCCAGGAGGCCCCCACGGCCCGGGGCCTCCTGGCGCGCCTCCTGGAGGAACTCCCCGGGGAAAACACCGACCGCTACACCGCCCTGCGGCTGGACGCCGCGGGCCTCCTCGCCCTCCTCCTCCCCCCGGAGGAGGGAAAGGCCCTGCTCCGGCCGCTCCTGGAGCTGGAAAACCCCTACCTGCGGGCCCAGGCCCGCCTGGGCTACGCGGAGGTGCTGGTGCGGGGGGGGAGCTACGGGGAAGCCTTGGGCCAGGTGGTGGCCCTCCCCCCCCTGGAGGACCCAGGCCTCCTGGCCCAGGCCCGGGCGGTGGAGGTCCTGGCCCTCCTGGGCCTGGGGGAAAAGGAGGCCGCCTGGGCTAAGCTGGAGGAGGCCCGGCGGGGACCCCTGCCTCCCCCCTTCCGCTTCCAGCTGGGCCGGGCCCTGGGCCGCTTCTGCCCCGAACTGCACCTGCGCCTTCCCCCCTCCCCCCTGGCCCTGCCCGAGGCCCTGGGCTTCCACCTGGCAAATCCCGACTGA
- a CDS encoding FAD-dependent oxidoreductase, translating to MGERLVVVGGVAGGASAAAKAKRENPDLEVVVYERSGWVSYGACGLPYVLSGEIPRLEKLVARTPEEFRKQGVEIHAHHEVVDVDPELRTLTVFDHKEGRTFQDRYDHLVLATGARPLIPPIPGTEQRGVYTLRSMEDGEALLRALEGAKRAAILGAGYIGLEVAEAFRKRGLEVTLLELKDRPLPHWDGEVGSLLKEELERHGVEVWTGVRVKALRGQGRVEAVETSEGVVPVDLVLLATGIKPNTLLAQAMGVALGPTGAIATDEGMRTNLEGVYAAGDVAESFHRVLKRPYWLPLGDVANKQGRTAGSVIAGKEARFAGVVGTAIFKAFGLAVATTGLSLEAALEEGFQARKVFIQSRDGAHYYPGSQPLWVELVHEEGTGRLLGGAVVARGHGALRIDALAALLHRGGTVEDLLALDLAYAPPYSPVWDPLLIAAQQAR from the coding sequence ATGGGCGAGCGCCTGGTGGTCGTGGGGGGCGTGGCGGGCGGGGCCTCCGCCGCCGCCAAGGCCAAGCGGGAGAACCCGGACCTGGAGGTGGTGGTCTACGAGCGGTCGGGATGGGTCTCCTATGGGGCTTGCGGCCTGCCTTACGTGCTTTCCGGGGAGATCCCCCGTCTGGAAAAGCTGGTGGCGAGAACCCCGGAGGAATTTCGCAAACAGGGGGTAGAAATCCACGCCCACCACGAGGTGGTGGACGTGGATCCGGAGCTTAGGACCCTCACCGTCTTTGACCACAAGGAGGGCCGCACCTTCCAGGACCGGTACGACCACCTGGTCCTGGCCACCGGGGCGAGGCCCCTCATCCCCCCCATCCCCGGCACGGAGCAGCGGGGGGTCTACACCCTAAGGAGCATGGAGGATGGGGAAGCCCTCCTAAGGGCCCTGGAAGGGGCCAAAAGGGCCGCCATCCTGGGGGCGGGGTACATCGGCCTCGAGGTGGCCGAGGCCTTCCGCAAGCGGGGCCTGGAGGTGACCCTTCTGGAGCTCAAGGACCGCCCCCTGCCCCACTGGGACGGGGAGGTGGGGAGCCTCCTTAAGGAGGAGCTGGAGCGGCACGGGGTGGAGGTCTGGACCGGGGTGCGGGTGAAGGCCCTCCGCGGCCAAGGCCGGGTGGAGGCGGTGGAGACCTCGGAAGGGGTGGTGCCCGTGGACCTGGTGCTCCTGGCCACGGGGATCAAGCCCAACACCCTCTTGGCCCAGGCCATGGGGGTGGCCCTGGGCCCCACCGGGGCCATCGCCACCGACGAGGGGATGCGCACCAACCTGGAAGGGGTCTACGCCGCCGGGGACGTGGCGGAGAGCTTCCACCGCGTCCTCAAGCGCCCCTACTGGCTGCCCCTGGGGGACGTGGCCAACAAGCAGGGGCGCACCGCCGGAAGCGTCATCGCCGGCAAGGAGGCCCGCTTCGCCGGGGTGGTGGGCACGGCCATCTTCAAGGCCTTCGGCCTGGCGGTGGCCACCACCGGGCTCTCCCTGGAGGCGGCCCTCGAGGAGGGGTTCCAGGCCCGGAAGGTCTTCATCCAAAGCCGCGACGGGGCCCATTACTACCCGGGAAGCCAGCCCCTCTGGGTGGAGCTGGTCCACGAGGAAGGGACGGGAAGGCTCCTGGGCGGGGCCGTGGTAGCCCGCGGCCACGGGGCCCTGCGCATCGACGCCCTGGCGGCCCTCCTCCACCGCGGAGGCACGGTGGAGGACCTCCTCGCCCTGGACCTGGCCTACGCCCCGCCCTATAGCCCCGTCTGGGACCCCCTTCTCATCGCCGCCCAGCAGGCCCGCTAG
- the sufB gene encoding Fe-S cluster assembly protein SufB, with protein sequence MSQVDLKALGEEYKYHFVDKVKPVYVAERGLTRRVIEAISYHKDEPEWMLKFRLRALEIFQKKPMPTWGPDLSGLDLDNLVYYVKPAETRDARSWEEIPEEIRRTYERLGIPEAERKVLAGVGAQYDSEMVYHRVKEELERQGVIFVAIEEGMNRYEDLFREHFATVVPPEDNKFAALNSAAWSGGSFVYIPPGVKVELPLQAYFRVNTPEFGQFERTLIIVDEGAEVHYIEGCTAPMYSTESLHTGVIEIVVKRGARSRYTTIQNWSTNMYNLVTQRALVYGDAFHEWLDGNLGSKVTMKYPSSYLLEPGARTEILSIAFAKTGQHQDTGAKIILGAPHTSGTIVSKSISKGEGRASYRGLVKVLDGARGAKANVECDALLIDPESRTDTYPYIEIEEDTAHVGHEATVSKINDEQIFYLQSRGLKEDEAAALIVRGFIEPIAKELPLEYAVELNRLIELEMEGSVG encoded by the coding sequence ATGAGCCAGGTGGACCTGAAGGCCCTGGGCGAGGAGTACAAGTACCACTTCGTGGACAAGGTCAAGCCGGTCTACGTGGCCGAGCGGGGCCTCACCCGGAGGGTGATCGAGGCCATCAGCTACCACAAGGACGAGCCCGAGTGGATGCTGAAGTTCCGCCTGCGGGCCCTGGAGATCTTCCAGAAGAAGCCCATGCCCACCTGGGGCCCCGATCTCTCGGGCCTGGACCTGGACAACCTGGTCTACTACGTGAAGCCGGCGGAGACCCGGGACGCCAGGAGCTGGGAGGAGATCCCCGAGGAGATCCGCAGGACCTACGAGCGCCTGGGCATCCCCGAGGCCGAGCGCAAGGTGCTCGCCGGGGTGGGGGCCCAGTACGACTCGGAGATGGTCTACCACCGGGTGAAGGAGGAGCTGGAGCGGCAGGGGGTCATCTTCGTGGCCATCGAGGAGGGGATGAACCGGTACGAGGACCTCTTCCGGGAGCACTTCGCCACCGTGGTCCCCCCCGAGGACAACAAGTTCGCCGCCCTGAACTCCGCCGCCTGGTCCGGGGGCTCCTTCGTCTACATCCCCCCCGGGGTCAAGGTGGAGCTTCCCTTGCAGGCCTACTTCCGGGTGAACACCCCCGAGTTCGGCCAGTTTGAGCGCACCCTGATCATCGTGGACGAGGGGGCGGAGGTGCACTACATCGAGGGCTGCACCGCCCCCATGTACTCCACGGAGAGCCTGCACACCGGGGTCATCGAGATCGTGGTGAAGCGGGGGGCCCGGAGCCGCTACACCACCATCCAGAACTGGTCCACCAACATGTACAACCTGGTGACCCAACGGGCCCTGGTCTACGGGGATGCCTTCCACGAGTGGCTGGACGGCAACCTGGGCTCCAAGGTCACCATGAAGTACCCCTCCAGCTACCTCCTGGAGCCCGGGGCCCGCACGGAAATCCTCTCCATCGCCTTCGCCAAGACCGGGCAGCACCAGGACACCGGGGCCAAGATCATCCTCGGCGCTCCCCACACCTCGGGGACCATCGTCTCCAAGAGCATCTCCAAGGGGGAGGGCCGGGCCAGCTACCGGGGCCTGGTCAAGGTGCTGGACGGGGCCAGGGGGGCCAAGGCCAACGTGGAGTGCGACGCCCTCCTCATCGACCCGGAAAGCCGCACCGACACCTACCCCTACATCGAGATCGAGGAGGACACCGCCCACGTGGGCCACGAGGCCACGGTCTCCAAGATCAACGACGAGCAGATCTTCTACCTGCAGAGTCGGGGGCTCAAGGAGGACGAGGCCGCGGCCCTCATTGTGCGGGGGTTCATCGAGCCCATCGCCAAGGAGCTCCCCCTGGAGTACGCGGTGGAGCTCAACCGGCTCATCGAGCTGGAGATGGAGGGCTCCGTAGGCTAA
- the aceA gene encoding isocitrate lyase has translation MEPLSVLTPEMRQEAEALRREWETNPRWKGVRRDYRPEDVVRLRPSVMVEHTLARRGAEKLWRLLHERPYVHTFGAYTGAMAVEMVRAGLEAIYLSGWQVAADANLAYETYPDQSLYPVNSVPQVVRRLNKALMRADQVERAEGKVTRDWYVPIVADAEAGFGGALNVFELTRAMIEAGAAGIHYEDQLASEKKCGHLGGKVLVPTAQHIRTLQAARLAADVMGVPTVIIARTDAEAATLITSDIDERDRPFILKGERTPEGFYRVRNGIEAGIARALAYAPYADVLWMETSKPDLEEARKFAEAVKREFPDKLLAYNLSPSFNWKKFLDDETIAKFNRELGAMGYKFQFITLAGWHTLNYYTWELAKGYRARGMPAFVELQQKEFLAQAQGFTAVKHQREVGAGYYDEVVLALTQGEASTLALKGSTEEAQFAEPAPQP, from the coding sequence ATGGAACCCCTGAGCGTGCTGACCCCGGAGATGCGGCAGGAGGCGGAGGCCCTGAGGCGGGAGTGGGAGACGAACCCCCGCTGGAAAGGGGTGCGGCGGGACTACCGCCCCGAGGACGTGGTGCGGCTCCGCCCCAGCGTGATGGTGGAGCACACCCTGGCCAGGCGAGGGGCGGAGAAGCTCTGGCGGCTTCTGCACGAGCGCCCCTACGTGCACACCTTCGGGGCCTACACCGGGGCCATGGCGGTGGAGATGGTGCGGGCCGGACTGGAGGCCATCTACCTCTCCGGCTGGCAGGTGGCCGCGGACGCCAACCTGGCCTACGAAACCTATCCCGACCAGTCCCTCTACCCGGTGAACTCCGTACCCCAGGTGGTGCGGCGGCTCAACAAGGCCCTCATGCGGGCCGACCAGGTGGAGCGCGCCGAGGGCAAGGTGACCCGGGACTGGTACGTGCCCATCGTGGCCGACGCCGAGGCGGGCTTCGGAGGCGCGCTGAACGTCTTCGAGCTCACCCGGGCCATGATCGAGGCCGGGGCGGCGGGGATCCACTACGAGGACCAGCTGGCCTCGGAGAAGAAGTGCGGCCACCTGGGGGGGAAGGTCCTGGTGCCCACCGCCCAGCACATCCGCACCCTGCAAGCGGCCCGGCTGGCCGCCGACGTGATGGGGGTGCCCACGGTGATCATCGCCCGCACCGACGCCGAGGCCGCCACCCTGATCACCAGCGACATCGACGAGCGGGACCGGCCTTTCATCCTGAAGGGCGAGCGCACCCCCGAGGGCTTCTACCGCGTCCGGAACGGGATCGAGGCGGGGATCGCCCGGGCCCTGGCCTACGCCCCCTACGCGGACGTGCTCTGGATGGAGACCTCCAAGCCCGACCTGGAGGAGGCCAGAAAGTTCGCCGAGGCGGTGAAGCGGGAGTTCCCGGACAAGCTCCTCGCCTACAACCTCTCCCCCTCCTTCAACTGGAAGAAGTTCCTGGACGACGAGACCATCGCCAAGTTCAACCGGGAGCTGGGGGCCATGGGCTACAAGTTCCAGTTCATCACCCTGGCGGGCTGGCACACCCTCAACTACTACACCTGGGAGCTGGCCAAGGGCTACAGGGCCCGGGGCATGCCCGCCTTCGTGGAGCTCCAGCAGAAGGAGTTCCTGGCCCAGGCCCAGGGCTTCACCGCCGTCAAACACCAGCGGGAGGTGGGGGCGGGCTACTACGACGAGGTGGTCCTGGCCCTCACCCAGGGGGAGGCCTCCACCCTGGCCCTCAAGGGCTCCACCGAGGAGGCCCAGTTCGCGGAGCCCGCGCCCCAGCCCTGA
- the sufC gene encoding Fe-S cluster assembly ATPase SufC translates to MNQLEIRDLWASIDGERILKGVNLVVPKGQVHALMGPNGAGKSTLGKILAGDPEYTVEGGEILLDGENILELSPDERARKGLFLAFQYPVEVPGVTLANFLRLALQARLGREVGVAEFWGKVKRALELLDWDEDYLSRYLNEGFSGGEKKRNEILQLLVLEPTYAVLDETDSGLDIDALKVVARGVNAMRGPGFGALVITHYQRILNYIQPDVVHVMMEGKVVATGGPELALELEEKGYEWLRERVKEGA, encoded by the coding sequence ATGAACCAGCTGGAGATCCGCGACCTCTGGGCTTCCATCGACGGTGAGCGCATCCTCAAGGGGGTGAACCTGGTGGTCCCCAAGGGCCAGGTCCACGCCCTCATGGGCCCCAACGGGGCGGGCAAGAGCACCCTGGGCAAGATCCTGGCCGGGGACCCCGAGTACACCGTGGAGGGGGGGGAGATCCTCCTGGACGGGGAGAACATCCTGGAGCTCTCCCCGGACGAACGGGCGAGGAAGGGCCTCTTCCTGGCCTTCCAGTACCCGGTGGAGGTGCCGGGGGTGACCCTGGCCAACTTCCTGCGCCTGGCCCTCCAGGCCCGGCTCGGCCGGGAGGTGGGGGTGGCGGAGTTCTGGGGCAAGGTAAAGCGGGCCCTGGAGCTTCTGGACTGGGACGAGGACTACCTCTCCCGCTACCTCAACGAGGGCTTCTCCGGCGGGGAGAAGAAGCGCAACGAGATCCTGCAGCTTCTGGTGCTGGAGCCCACCTACGCCGTCTTGGACGAGACCGACTCCGGCCTGGACATCGACGCCCTCAAGGTGGTGGCCCGGGGGGTGAACGCCATGCGGGGCCCCGGCTTCGGCGCCCTGGTCATCACCCACTACCAGCGGATCCTCAACTACATCCAGCCCGATGTGGTCCACGTGATGATGGAGGGGAAGGTGGTGGCCACAGGCGGCCCTGAGCTGGCCCTGGAGCTGGAGGAGAAGGGCTACGAGTGGCTCCGGGAGAGGGTAAAGGAGGGAGCATGA
- a CDS encoding ABC transporter permease: MEILRLVLRNLLARPVRSLLTLLGVLIATTSMVLFLSFGEGLRRSLAQELSRVGPAIQVVPEGTEGLAFGAYPEITPDQVRALEEAGKALGVRALVPTLFLARGGFDPRTSFFFQGLPPGVGPDLLYPGVEAREGRGTPTEGGAVVGGLLARRAELALGHPLRLSPRVELRVEGILGESGGLADNLIFVPLAPLQEVLGTENYSAVLVALSPEQKAEEVAQALEAAVPGLRAQTTGDVMRFAERALRISDLVRFGISLVALIVGGLLVANTVMMSVYERTREFGVMRALGARRGFIFRLVVLEALLLALLGGLGGLALGGVVSHLINLYTLGEVGLALSAVTLRLSLFALLVALGLGLSAGLLPAYNASRLPVVEALGRV, from the coding sequence GTGGAGATCCTGCGCCTGGTTCTGCGCAACCTCCTGGCCCGCCCCGTGCGCAGCCTCCTCACCCTCCTGGGGGTCCTCATCGCCACCACCAGCATGGTCCTCTTCCTCTCCTTCGGGGAGGGCCTGCGGCGCTCCCTGGCCCAGGAGCTCTCCCGGGTGGGCCCCGCCATCCAGGTGGTGCCCGAAGGCACGGAGGGCCTGGCCTTCGGGGCCTACCCCGAGATCACCCCCGATCAGGTCCGGGCCCTAGAGGAGGCGGGGAAGGCCTTAGGGGTGCGGGCCCTGGTCCCCACCCTCTTCCTGGCCCGGGGAGGGTTTGACCCCCGCACCAGCTTCTTTTTCCAAGGCCTGCCCCCGGGGGTGGGCCCCGACCTCCTCTACCCCGGGGTGGAGGCCCGGGAGGGGAGGGGGACGCCCACGGAGGGGGGAGCGGTGGTGGGGGGGCTTCTGGCCCGGCGGGCGGAGCTGGCCTTGGGGCACCCCTTGCGCCTCTCCCCCCGGGTGGAGCTCAGGGTGGAGGGGATCCTGGGGGAAAGCGGGGGTCTGGCGGACAACCTGATCTTCGTGCCCCTCGCACCCCTGCAGGAGGTGCTGGGCACCGAGAACTACAGCGCCGTCCTGGTAGCCCTCTCCCCGGAGCAAAAGGCCGAGGAGGTGGCGCAGGCCCTGGAGGCCGCCGTCCCCGGGCTCCGGGCCCAGACCACGGGGGACGTGATGCGCTTTGCCGAGCGCGCCTTGCGCATCAGCGACCTGGTGCGCTTCGGCATCAGCCTGGTGGCCCTCATCGTGGGGGGGCTCCTGGTGGCCAACACCGTCATGATGTCCGTTTACGAGCGCACCCGGGAGTTCGGGGTCATGCGGGCCCTGGGGGCCAGGCGGGGCTTCATCTTCCGGCTGGTGGTCCTGGAGGCCCTCCTCCTGGCCCTCCTGGGGGGCCTGGGGGGGCTGGCCCTGGGGGGGGTGGTCTCCCACCTCATCAACCTCTACACCCTGGGCGAGGTGGGCCTGGCCCTTTCCGCGGTGACCCTGAGGCTTTCCCTCTTCGCCCTCCTGGTGGCCCTGGGCCTGGGCCTTTCCGCGGGCCTCCTGCCCGCCTACAACGCCAGCCGCCTTCCGGTGGTGGAGGCCTTGGGAAGGGTGTGA
- a CDS encoding NIPSNAP family protein produces MAVEMRRYRLKEGAKEAFQKVFLEVIVPLRQALGFRVLGAYWLSERDFLWFVEHERFAEAEKAYYDHPERRKVDPRQYIEEIETRFVERLL; encoded by the coding sequence ATGGCCGTGGAGATGCGCCGCTACCGCTTGAAGGAAGGGGCCAAGGAGGCATTCCAGAAGGTCTTCCTGGAGGTCATCGTGCCCTTGCGCCAGGCCCTGGGCTTTCGGGTGCTGGGGGCCTACTGGCTCTCGGAGCGGGACTTCCTCTGGTTCGTGGAGCACGAGCGCTTCGCCGAGGCGGAGAAGGCCTACTACGACCACCCCGAGAGGAGGAAGGTGGACCCCCGCCAGTACATAGAGGAGATCGAGACCCGCTTCGTGGAAAGGCTCCTCTGA